The sequence atttttgttgacgtttaaagcatgtttattctcaggtgattattaagagctttcgctgttgcatgctaaaatatggacaagattcggtgtcagcatgattgtataatattgtttaaaactgcattcgatatttactttgttgtaacatattaatattgtaaaccaatatgtattggtagtgtgtaagtgtgatatttttagattatcatttcttgataatctaggtggtgtctttttaaccttgtcgataaaataaaagttatggtttgttttaaaaacgaatgcagtctttgaaaaacgtctcatgtagaggtcaaaacctcgcaaaaagatcaattaatatgaaacgtttataatcgatatgaacgagacatttcaataaaatgaaacattttacaaagaaACGTACTTCTATAAACGACTACAATACGACACTttatatactacggagtattagttACATATTCCATGTGACAAATAACTTCACAACTTTCATATGCTTCATTAAACATGTAGACCAATTATAACACTTTTTATAACAAAGTCCCGCGAAGTCGCGGATTATAAACTAGTATCATATAATTTCTCAAAAACTTTTACATGTTTCGTTACGAGTCGAAACCAATTGTGTGTTTGTTACTTATTCATTCTCGCCttgaatatataaatgtatattatatatatggtgaaGCTTGAACAGTTACGTATGGAGTAAAGACCGTAACAGTAACATGTTTTACTGTGAAAATAGCGTAACATATAAATTTATAGCGTATTGgaagatatatacatatttatcaatCAATGAACATGAAAACTTATAAATTATAAGTTATAATTAAGTTCGAAAAATTAAGTAAAATAACTTTATAATGTGTATCATATTAAAAAAAAGTCTAAATTTTTGTAAACATCATGATCAATAACAATAAAATATACGGAGATAACATAAAAGTATAAAGATTTCGGTCGGGAGGCTCTGGAATCCAAGTAACCATAAAAGCAGGGGCGGTTTTATTTAGGGGTAAGCGGTGgcagccgcccccagtggatttggaattatcagtgtaaaatttttgaatttttcaactttgcccccagtggatttttttttgtgcccaaaaacctacatattttgctccaaaaccttCAGTTTTGCCCCAAGACCTCCATAATTTGCCTTAAAACCTCAACTTTTTACCCCAAAATCTCTATATTTTGcctaaaaaaattgctacggtttaatttttttttttgctcccGGTAAAAAAAATTCTGGTACCACCACTGCATAAAAGTGAAATTTGTTGTCCTATGAGCCAAGTGTATCTAGACTTTTAAATTAACTAAATTGTCTATTTAAGTAGATATGACTAAAATGATAACAATTCATAAATTATGCGATCCTTTTACATTTTAACTATATCTCTTTCATAAAAATTTTAATTTACTTGATTTAAAAGTTTAAATGTGCGTAATTCAAAAGACAACAAATTACGTCAACAAATAAGTTATTCTATAGATGAGTGGCGGGCTAGGGCCACTCGCTACCACTACTAAACTCCTCCATTGATTATACAAATTTTATCTCAAGAGTTGAGTTATTTAACATTTTAGTGATTTGGCTTTCGTTAGATTATTTAGGTCAAGGAGTTGACTTCGTGTAGGGTGTGTAAGTTAATTTAGAAAAACTAGTAAAACGTAAGttaattttgaagaaaaaaaaaagaatagtTAAACCCTTAGGTTCCACATAGCTTACGAAAACTAACAAATAAAAAGCTTAGAGGATAATAATCAACTCAAGATGTTAGAAGGTGCAAAACTAATAGGGACCGGAGCTGCTACAATTGCTTCAGCGGGAGTTGCTATCGGCATTGAAAACATCCTTAGTTCCTCGATTCGTTCCGTGGCTTGGAATCCATCATTAACTAAATAATCATTTGGTTATGCTATTTGGGCTTTGCTCAAACTGAAGTTATTGCATCATTTGCCCCAATGAAGGCCTTTCTGATATCATCCTTCTGATATCATCCGTATTCCGATCAAAGAATCGTAGAAAGAAGGTTTCACTTTCATAAAGCAAACACCTCTTTTCAGCCTTAGTATTGAAGAAAGGGCCCCGGATCGCAAGCGGTTTTTCATTGAGTTTTCTTTTAGTGGGAGTGAGAGAACGGACTCCTTGCTCTCCTATCGTGAGTCCTTAAAGGCGGGAGAGAATAGAGCACACTAGGTAGTTACCGAATACCTCAAAGCATCTTCCTTATATGACCAACTCTAGACTTCCTTACTTTTATACAAGATATATATAAAAGGCGAAATCTatgtaaaatgatatataaattttaaaacaaaCAAGAACGATCCTGATATCATCCTCACCATCTTCAATTTAATGGTCTGGGTCGGATGTTAATTTTTTGAACAACTACGTAATAACTTTTAGATAATATAATGCATGTAAATAACACTTCTAAGGCctctttgaaaagaaaaaaaaaaactattataaaTCAAGTAACTTTCTTCAAaaatgaagaacccgtcgagaaaCACTTACAACCAAACAAATGACCCTAGCAAGCTTCGCAATTAGAAAACACAAGGGACCGAGACCAACCTAGCCTAAAAAGCTATCTAGAAGCGATTTCGTACAACATTGTCACATCACACTAAAACGTAGTAACATTTCTCTCCGTAACTCTTGCTGTTTTGTTCTTCCCTCCATAATTTATAGATATAGAAACTATTTTGATATTACAAAGAATTTTTTTATAGCATAAACATATTGAATAAATATAGACCTaacattttaaaatttcatattagaccattcaagatgcCAAACAAAAAATTTGTCGTTGTTGACATGGTACCCCCACAACACCACAACGGGCATTGCGAGACAGTTGTGGGGATAAATGTTGTGGTGTTGTATGGGCAAACTACGGGCTCACAACGATGGTTTCAACcaaacagtttttattttatttaaatacaatattaattttttaatatcAATTATATTTTACTCACACATCACAACACCACAGCAATACATTTACCATAACGTCCCTTCAATCCTACAATAATGTCATGTCAGCAATATTCTTCCCACAACAGCACAACATGTTCATTTACCGTAAAGAATGATCTTATATTTAAAAAAGGAGAGTTATAATCACCTTACAAAATTTATTCAAGAATCTTGATGCTAATTGATAAATACGTCTTGAATGAATTTACTCCACTTTATAACTATCTTTCTTTGTATATAGAACTCGTAGTAACGAGTGTTCGCCGCAACCATGAATCGAGCTCATGCACCACAACCACCCCCACAGGCAGCACCACACCCGGCAGCATGGTGGTCGGGACTGGACTTGTCTTTGGCTGAGGAACCATCTGCACATGAAAATATGATCATTGTGAAGATAGAAAAAGTGACCAATGCTAACCACAACGCTATAACTGCATGGTCTGCAAAACCTTCCTGCATTAGTCTTGATTCAGCTAATCTTGTTTTCCATTCTCTTGCCATTTTTCTTAAATTTTCAACgagtaattatatattatatatctattatatatggTGTGTGTGGGGGATAAGGTGATCCACATGACATAGTCTtattttgtttttatcatgtttTCATAAGTTGACTTGTGACTTTTATTCTAATTTCGCGCAATGCGTGGGCTTAAATTGCTCTATCCTTTCCTTATAATCTTTAATTTGCCAATAGAGTATTTTTTACTACTAATTGGGAATTTGTTAGGTTAAGAATCTTAACATCTTGAATCTCAAGGTCAAGAGGTTGTCATCTAGTATAATTAAGAATTCACTTTATGAATAAAAAAATTTAGAACGGCAACTTTATCAAATTTATTAGTTGTcaaaaaatataaaatgaaaactttatataaTGAAATAAATATATCACATTAAAATTTTCGTACACTATCAGAATTTTTTGGTACACCATTAAACAAGTTTCGTAATATTGTACAGTACAACCTTCTAAATCGAGTTTAATAGTGCACGAATAAATTTTGACGGGTACATATCACTTATCTTTCTGTAACTATTCAGTGTCGACTTGAAATGATAATCTTTTTTTTTCCATTACTATTACTATACTATACTAAAACTTCTACAAATGAGGCTTCATAATTGGGTCATGTTAGCGCTATGATTAGTACCTCTTTTTTACTACTTACGTCACAATGCCCTTATGCTTCGTTTAATATAAACAAGAGGTATATATATTGAGATTGAAGTCGTGCaggtttttttttgttttaataatCATGAGGTATACACATTTTTTTATTGTTTTCTGTTAAAAATtattctatatatatttttattattaataataaaaatttttaacTTTTATCATATGTTCATATCTGAACATTATTGTACGTTTTCCCATGAATGTAACTACCTACtttatgaaataaaaaaaaaaaaaaaaaaaaaaaaaaaaaaaaaaaaaaaaacaggataAAACCCGGTTTCGTATTAGATATACATTTGTTAGCCGTTACCACCAACATCAATTTACACCATATAAACACTTAACGGAATTCAGTAGCAATTATTTATGTACATAAATTTGTCACATGTAAATGTCTCAAACACTATAGTACAATAAATTTGGTATGGTtaattaattgatcatttaattgTGTTTCTTTTCTTTCACTTTTCCTCTTGGGATCTTGTTAAGGATGTTAGAACCAAATTGCTCCATTAGATGTTTCATATCTCTGATTCCTTTATTTACAAGATAATCTACTTCGTGTTCATTTCGTTCATAAAGAGCCGGTAGGATTTCGATACAAAGAAAGCCTACAAAAAGATCGTTCACATCCATAAATAAGACCGGATATGATATTAGTGCGCCATTGCATTTTAGAAATACATAACCATCAAAACTTACAAAGGTAGAGAAGATTTAATGAACTGAAATGACTTCCAATAACTGATATCATCCATAAGAATGCCATTGTCTGCAAACCCCAAATAACACATATTAGGCGAAAAATTACCTCGTGAATATGTTTAATTAATCAATACAAGCTGTACGTATGTAGTTAACCAAGCATTCCTAAGGAGTTTCGATACAGTCCATACTCCATAGTCCTTAATTTTCATATTTTTCGGTCCTCGGTACTGGACGGACCTAACACGTTAAAAGTGAAACATAGCGGATCGAATATTACATTCGATAGATCTAGTTTGCTCACTTTATCTTGGTCCTTTAATGAATTGATATTTATGCATATAATTTAAGTAACCAACGAATCTTATTTCGTGTAGTTTTGTTCACAAATCTTTTTAAATAACCAATGCATATAATCTTGTTCGCAGATATTTAAGAAGACCTACTAGTTCATTTAATAACCAACggatcttaatttttagtctaaaatttgaatttgaatattAATTGgtcatttattttatattatgacaGTGTCTATAACTTAATTTCAAAACGGGTATTATTCCTTACATATATGAAAAGTCTGTTATTCACTTTTTATATATCATAtttgtatacattttatatatcATATGCTTATGAAACGGGAAGACTTTTTCCCGAAACCGTTCCGAATTTACCGGAACCGAACATATATTATATAGTCTGGTCCTTGGTCCGACTTTTTGCGATAAGATGGGACTCAATACGGAACCAAACCAAGTTAGGTAATTTGGTCCGATCCCATACCATTCACAACCCTACCGTGTTAGTTACTTGTATGTAATTAAATTCAATACGTACCAAAAAGAAAGTAGTGATGTCTTCTCCACTTGCTGTATAATAGAATTGAAGTAACAAACTATTTGTTTTTTTGTACAACCATTTGAATGTTGATTCGGGTATGGTGATTTCTTCAAAATCAGGAAGATCCCTACATGAAAATTTTATAAAGGCAAATGTTAGCTGCTTGATGACAAATTTACAAGTTTAAAAGTTATATAAATAGGATGAAAGTGTTACCATTGAGTATATTTGGCCATGGCATATGTGATGTAAATGATCAACATGGCAAGGATTGAAACGTGACAAATAAAAGATATGATGTTATACTCGTAAACCTCGAAAAGAGACCATATTGCAGTTACACCTAATAAGATTGACGCCGATAATCTTGTGTTTCTCCATAATAGCACGTCTGATACTGCAAGTGCAAAAATCAAACTTTACGTCAATAGGAGAAATTAATCGACTACATTTTGATTGATATAAGGTTTTAAAAATGGATGCTTTAGTTAGGACATACCCTGCCCTTGTCCAATGATGGAATGAAAATATCCTTTGAGCTTTATTGTGTCTTGATGTGTATTTTCATGATCTGAATCGGAAGAAGATTTCGACATGGTCTCAAGTTAAACAAGGTTCGAAATTATTTCGAAGTCTGGTTAGGTATTAGCAGGAGGATTATAAATGTATCAAAAAACTCATTTAGTGTCTAACTTATAATTAGAAGAGGTTCTAAGCTTTGTGTTTAAGAAAGGTTTAACAAAATGAAGAAAGGGATGACTTTGGAATGTGTCCTAGGGAATGGTATGTAAAAGTTTTTACTTTATACCTTTGTTTCCTTTATTGTTTTGAGATGGATTTAGCTTTCTTTTTacctaaattaaattaaaaatactaCTGTATTAGTCATGATATGAGCTTGTGTAAAAagttctaaataaataaataaagaatctGCTAACTTATGCTATTAAAACATACGATAAGAATCATACAGCTTACTAAAGACTTCTAGCCTAGCGGTATATGAGGTTGGGGTTTCAAGCATGTCGTAAACATATTCGTAGATAAATTCGTGTTTGGTGTTTGAGTTGTCGTTCCATAAAATAATAGATAGAAAAAAGTTTACTAAAGCTTTCTAAGTGTaacataatattaatttaataaactcTCTAACTTCCATAAAAAAAAGGAAGTTATTCGTACAAATAAACTAGGCATCCTATATGATGATGACATTAAACTGAATATCAATTTGATACAAGAGAATGTCATACTACTTCTAAAGCATATACTTTGATTGATGGATATTATTAAATGGGTCGGGTAAGGTCACAGTTCCAGCCCTAACATCCGGTTTCATGTTTAATGCACCATCACAATTCACAAGCTTGTGAAAACAGGATTTAAAAACCTCCACATACAAAATAGATAAGATATAGACTTGTCTAAGACAACATaatatatacctatacatatacaTTACTAGATCATTAATTAATAAAGCTTAAACATTTCTTAATAAATTCTTCATAAGTttgtttcttaaatattacttgcagCCATTGTAACTTGATCAAAGCTTTTCAAACCGACCGGCACTCGTGTGATCCTGAGCTTCTAAAGAAGTCATACCCAAACCTTCATTTTCATGCTTCTCCCATCCACCCGTATCCGCCCTATAATGAACCAAATAGTAAACAATCGATGACACCATTGAAAGGAATATCAAAGCGGCCCCACCAGCAAATACGCCTTTGCGTAGGGTCTCACATGACAGATCATCAGCCCCGAAGATGCTTCGATATTTAGTGTGATAAGCATTTTTTGCAGATGCTGCACCCAAACATGCTTCTGCACCTAAAAAGGTAATCCTGTTCACATGTTCATAGAGAAACAAACCATCAGACAAACCTGTGTGAAACCTTGAGTCAGTAAACTCATAAATTCTCATAAACATTTTAGGTACCATAATAGTAGATCTTGGGTTCAAATACTACTAGGTTTTATCAACTACTTAGTGACGACCATGAATATTAAAAAAACGAAAAGTGCGTACAGGTCAAGGTTAGAAAAAGCGCGACACGGAGACGAGTCGGTCAAGACCTTGAAAGGTCGATTTAGTCGAGACGGGGTCAAGACGGAcaatgactaacgttgacttttaaatattactacgtattatattaaataaatataaaaaaattcatacataaatatttcaaaaataaatGAATTACAAATAAAATGATGGGGTATTCGTTTAAATGATATATAGCTTTTATTATAATGTTTTCTATAAttatagtatatttatttattaatttatcttTAAGGGATAATATGTAAGTCGGTTATTTTCCCGGCTAATTTTAAATGGGCTTAGGATTTTCGTTTACACTAGAACAAGGCCATAAAAAGTCATTACTTGGCCGATTTGACCTGATTTTTTAGCGTTGACCGACTAATTAGACGTTTTTTGGGTTTTTTGGGCGAAACGGGATAGACTAGTTACCAAACCGCCGCAACGGCCGCTGCAACCGTCGTTTGCAACCATGGTACATGTAAATTGGGCCAGTGGTGTTTACTTGTATTTGAAAAAGTCTCCATCTGGGTTTTTACCTGCTTTAAATATTAGTGGCAATTAtggctcatttacttatttatcggTAGATATGGATTAAGCGAGTGAATTGAAATATTAGCTCAAAAGGAAACGGGTTAAAACTCACCCAAAGTGTGATTTAATGCATAATACCTCTTGAATCAGTTAGTTCAACTATAAGATTGACAACGAATACGAGCATAATTAATTATCTAACGTAAATTGGATAATAAAGGACACAAACTATTTAGGGGCAACCCAAACCATTATCATTAGCTAAAAGCAACCTGCTAAATTAACCCAGGTATTATATGTGAACAGTAAGAACAACATATCAGTAGCTAAAATTATATGATTCCAATGGAAGCATGAAAAACAGAACGCGTATGTCTTCTACGTCATGACATCTAATTTAGTTCAAGGTGTAAATATAGCTCGAAGCATATAACAGTGCAACACTCCTTTAATCTTCCTAATGAATTCTTATTATTCATTTGAAATTGTAAACGGGTGATGCATATTGGTTCTGTATTGTACCCTAAAATAAAAGCCAGATGACTCAGATAGTCACATGGCAGTATGCATATCCATTCAATGCAATCATCAGCTAAAACATCACATGGAAATGTAGTACACATAGTCACATAGATTGTATGCATGAAATGCAACGATTTCAAGAAAATTAAAATACATATATGTGTAATGGATGACAAGCGAAAGTTAACTTTAGTATCAGTACATCGTTAGCATGCATAAAAGAGGCCAAGTATGTCTAAACGTTCGATACCCTTTTTTTCTTGAATGAGAAAAATATGACACAGGTTTGCAATACACTCCCCATGGACAACATATTAAAAATAACTTGGATTGCAGTCCATGTAAAGATGTGAAAACAATTAAAAAACGATCCTATATTCTTGCATGGTTAACCTTACTGGCATCTTTTTTTGGAATACAATCGGCATGATACAATCTTGATTTATCTTGATTTATTAATAAAGCACGACTGTTAAATGCATAAATCAGTGTAAAATGCATGGTACACCAGATTAGTTAGCAAAAACTATTTTTGACAGAAACTGAAGAGACATTAAAAATACTAGAGTACAATAAACAGATGAATTCTCCACACTAGAAATCAACATGGAAAATACAAAACCTGCATgtacataagtataatatttattaaaATCACAATATCTAATGAAAGACCATACGTTATTGGCGTTCACGAACAATAACTCCTAAACGCCCTTGATGGGGGCGTTCTGGGCCTTTTAAAAGGCCCTGTACGAATTTATAAATGAGCCCTTGTAAATGTTAAgttttttaaaacatataaaagaTAATACCAAAAATTATTAATAAAAAGGTTCTCAAAACAGCCAAGCCAAGTGTTTTGTCTTCTAATTATAATTAAACTGTTACATAGATAAATAAAACTACCCTCCTAACATAAATATTTTCTTATTTTAATACATGCTACAACAAAGTGTTTTGTcccttttaattttaaaatttatatataacttTCAATTTTTAGGGTCCTTTTAAATTTTTGGGCACTCGTCAGTTGCCCATGTTGCCCCCCTGGCCGAAGACGCGTTTGTAAGCACATTAAGATGAATTTTAACCATATCAATAAAGTTGTACCACAAGCCCCATATATCATTCCAGCAGCCAAATACCTCATATTTTTTTTTGgctaaaataacgataacattcacaaagtcttttcatcaatagatgaaaaGGACGAACAAAGATACAAACGAAACAAAAGCGCTTCAAGGCTCGGAAACAGTAAACAATCCTTAACACAAACCAAAGAGCAAAAGCTAACTAAACCCGAGCCTTGAGCAACCCGATCACAAAACCAATCCCGAAACACAAACAAATACAAGTACCCATACAATAAGCTAAAACTAACAATAAAAGACAACCAACATAAATAGAAATTCTATACCTCATATATTCATACCCCACATACTCTAACAAATACAAATTCTATACATCTGTCACTTCACATTAGCTACATATAACAGCTAATTAATATGGGGAAAATATTCATACTGCTGTAAATGGAAAGTTAGGGGCATGTGATCCAACATGTAAGAGTGCGCAGGGATGCATATAGTAGCAGTAAGGATCGTCCCCAAtcaatctatatatacatatacatatttcaaattatattttcaaaagATACATTTGTAATAGAATTTCAATTAAAAAAGTACTAGCTACAATTTCCATGTGCTGAACCAGTATTAAGAGACAAAATTCGTTTCAATTATTCATTATTCCGTAACAATCACTATTATAACCAAACGAGCACATGAAGGACCAACACAAACCTTAGCTAAAACTAAATTATCAAAATTaacacaattaattaattaatgacaaATTATAAATTAACACGTCATATTCAACTTCAATCATACATATCAACATTTCACCgacaaattttaattataattaaaattaattaaaaaaaaactcaccaagagaaaatgaagaagacgATAGCGGTAGTCCTTGAACAGCCTCTCACAAGTCCTTTACCAAAACACAGACACTTTGTAACGCCGTTAACAATCATTTGACTAATCAATAACAATCCAAACGCCGATAAACCGTACACCGTTGATGCATCGGAATCGTAAACACAGTATTTGTACTCATCGTACCGATCCGGAACCACTTTTGCCTAATTTAATTAACAAACGCATAACAAATAAACTATTAAAATTTCTACTTAGCGCATATCACATAATTAACGGTCCACTTCCATTAGGTGGAGTTATTTAATAACTTTATAACTATTAAATTGCGACGGAGGAAGTACGTATGTATAATTTGAGAGAAGCGAGTACCGTGCTACGACGGCGTTCGGCGCCGATGGCGAGAACGAAGGCCAAGAGGTGAAGAGAGATGATGGAGATGAGAACGGAGACTGAGACCGCCATTAACGACGATAAGAGCGTGAGCAGCAGGTGCTGCTGTGCTGTGTAAACCTGCTGTGCTGTTGTAGTTGCACAGACACCGCTTTTAAGAGGAGAAGAGGTTGGAAGGACTTTATTTTTGGTTgctttttctttttcttattttaataaaaagttttttttaattgttttttatTTGGTAGCTACCGAcccggagtcattgcaggcgaacctctGTGACCATGAGGTAGAATAACTTTGTGGGTGCAAagaatcgaacccttgacctccacaTTGGAAGGTAAGGGACTTAACATGCCACCAGCACCCTCATGGTTATTGTTTTTTTCATATATTATACGAGACTatgttttaattataattatattatattaatataaaaatttaattttaatatatggTTGCATGATGACAAGTTGTATTGCATTTGGCTAGGTTGTTTTGATGACGTGTCGTGACAAAATGAGAAGGGATTGAAAATTTTGTTTGGTATTAATCAGGTGTGGTTGCACTTCGCTTCGAGATTGTCGGGATCACGATAACGGATACATATACATTTTTCTAACGGCAGTTAGGAGTCACTTATCGGAGTCCACACGAGATTTCATAACTCACCCACTCGTATGTTGATAGTGAAATTAATGTTGAGCGGGATTTGAGAGACAAAAAGTTGTGAAAAACATAAAAAATTATAAGTTGTAAATGAGAGATTGAAAAATTGTAACACCccaacctcgttataccaaaaacacactaaaatttttttttctggactagtacatctggacggcgtccagctgtcTGGACAGCGTCCAAACAATTGGGACGGTGTCCcaatgaactgtcaggttctgatcTCGAGTTTCAAATTACACGAGCAGAAATCCCGCTTCCCaatacttttaaacgaaaaccttttcacaacctgttataataaataaaactaagagattttcatcgtcaaaacgagttttacaacaccgggcccacaatgtcccgttttacgaaattcgttcaaaatacaagtttcgaccatcgtagtttaagttccaaacgacacctagagcacggtgtttggggttaaactacccaatctcagtCATACAACTTTAGctaaacacccaaaagcatcccctatcaaaacaagcgggagaccactaatccaaccgaatacccttgcctttgtccacgcccgagcctaaaaaggtaaacaacgagagggtaagctaacgcttagtgaatgcaataattatacacatacatatataat comes from Rutidosis leptorrhynchoides isolate AG116_Rl617_1_P2 chromosome 4, CSIRO_AGI_Rlap_v1, whole genome shotgun sequence and encodes:
- the LOC139904306 gene encoding reticulon-like protein B9 produces the protein MSKSSSDSDHENTHQDTIKLKGYFHSIIGQGQVSDVLLWRNTRLSASILLGVTAIWSLFEVYEYNIISFICHVSILAMLIIYITYAMAKYTQWDLPDFEEITIPESTFKWLYKKTNSLLLQFYYTASGEDITTFFLTMAFLWMISVIGSHFSSLNLLYLCFLCIEILPALYERNEHEVDYLVNKGIRDMKHLMEQFGSNILNKIPRGKVKEKKHN
- the LOC139844012 gene encoding uncharacterized protein; this encodes MAVSVSVLISIISLHLLAFVLAIGAERRRSTAKVVPDRYDEYKYCVYDSDASTVYGLSAFGLLLISQMIVNGVTKCLCFGKGLVRGCSRTTAIVFFIFSWITFLGAEACLGAASAKNAYHTKYRSIFGADDLSCETLRKGVFAGGAALIFLSMVSSIVYYLVHYRADTGGWEKHENEGLGMTSLEAQDHTSAGRFEKL